Part of the Hevea brasiliensis isolate MT/VB/25A 57/8 chromosome 16, ASM3005281v1, whole genome shotgun sequence genome is shown below.
TGGGCTGAATTGACCAGTTGACTTTGTTACAAAACCATGGGCACTGGCCTCCTGTTTTATTGACACACTTAAAATTTTGATAACTATGGAATTAAATCACCTCGTAAACTTGTTGACTAAGTAAATCTTTCAATTAATACAAAAATGTTCTTATGTTTGTGGATTGGAAGTGAAATCTATTCTTTTTAAAACTGACAAATTTAGGATTAATACGTTAAATCCAAAAGCAAaaggattgaaattttttttttaattacattttttCCTTCATTGACGCAAGGAAGGAAAATATGGGCACAGGCTATGCAGGTCATTCTCATGGCATTTGACTTGTATCTTTATTATCTCTTCTCATCTCATAGCATTTAATTTATTCTTATccttagagtttttttttttttctcttttctaagGTATTATATGATCCAATGTATATGCATCCCTCTCTAAATTTATGAGTCCCACTTCTCCCTCTATTTTTACATATTTTTAGGTCAAATAAAATTTTTTGATTGCATCGTGTCCACACACATATACATAACTTTTAAAttattatgaatatatatatatatatatatagaagctgCAGGATCTTGGTGGCAATTAGTGATAAGCACAAATTGAAGGGCAAACTTTTTAGCTGTCCACACGCAATTGCATCTTCTTTTTCCCTTCGTGATCAGTATTACGCTTttcttcttattattttttttttcttagaccCTGccatattgctttttttttttttcatttttttaaatcaACTTGGAGAGGAATGCCAAAAGTTAAAACAATTTTTAGTTGAATGACTCAATTTAGGATAAGAACATTGGGTGCTTCTGGAATACTTTCCTTCGAATGTAGAGGTTGAGATTGATGCTTTAGAGGTTATGCAAGCTGTTTATTCATCTGAAGAGGACCtaactgaatttggagttattgTTAAGAACTGTCGGCTTTTGCTAGCTCAAGGTTTAGGGTATTCCCTTAAATGGAGCAAGTTAATATGACAGCTCATTGCTAATTAGCtagaatttctttaaaaaattctTGCTTTACTATTTAGACTGAGGTTATTAGtgttatttcttttattatttagttTGAAGTGTATGAGATTGGTCTTTTAATCTGAATTTAGTTAATATATATCTCAAGACAATGTGTTATGTTAACACTATTTCAATAATGGAATTAAAAATGAATCGTCAAAATTGGCGGATTATTAATTCAAAAACTAGAATAAGCACATAGCTAGACAACAAAGAATTGAAGAAGCACATGATAGATTTGAACGTGTTTGCTTTATTCATTGCATTATGAACCATATAGATTTAGCATAAGGTATCTTATCCTTCTCCCAATCATATAAGATGGGGATTTGGCATTTTCCTCGAATCTTGTCATGTAAAATCAATCCTCCTCGTACCCTTCATGTTGTGGGGCTTAGGTAACCCTCTAGCTATCAAGATACAATGCCTGTCACAGTCACCAGGAACCAGGACCGTTGGAACGTCATACTCGAACAAACTCTTCAAGTTTCTCCCGCCACTTCTCACCTAAACGTTGCTTTACGACATGGAAAGTGAAAGACACAGAAATCAAATTCAGAGATAgccttaattttatttataatcatgacaaaatgtaaaatatttaaCCACCAGTAGTTAAGCCACCTCCTAACACTAGCTAGGCTAGCCACCGCCACAACTTGTTCCTCTATAACAAGTTTAGGACTCTGATTTCTGCAAATTCCTTAACCCAATTCGTGGAATTTGCTTTAGAATCGTTTCCATGAGATTTATCATCACCTCAGCTTTCTTCTTTCTGGTTCTTTTTTCTTGTGCAGGTGAAATTTTGGTTCCTATATGGActttctttattttaattttgtttatttGTGTTTATTGAATATCTTGATTTTGGGTTGTGCTTACAGCTGCATATGATCCCTTGGATCCAACTGGTAATGTCACCATCAGATGGGATATCATGGCTTGGACTGCAGATGGCTACACGGTGATACACCTATCTAATGATTGGTGCTAGTATGCACATGCACGAAATAATAATCTTTGTTTCATTAGAATTCTATGAGTGATGGTGGTTCTGTTGCAAATATTTTCCAGGCTACGGTGACATTGTACAATTTCCAAACGTTCCGGCACATCATGGACCCTGGCTGGACTATAGGCTGGGCATGGGcgaagaaagaaataatatggtcCATGATTGGTGCTCAAGCCACGGAACAAGGCGACTGCTCCAAGTTCAAAGCGAACATTCCTCACTGCTGCAAGAGAACTCCTGCAGTTGTGGACTTGATGCCCAATGCTCCGTACAACCAACAATTCGCGAATTGCTGCAAAGGTGGAGAAGTGTCAGCATGGGGCCAAGATCCTGCAGCTTCTATCTCCCAGTTCCAAATTACTGTTGGCTTAGCTGGCACTTCAAATAAGACCGTTAAACTTCCCAAAAATTTCACCTTGCTCGGCCCAGGACCTGGATACACTTGTGGCCCTGCAAAGCTTGTGCCTTCCACCAAGTTTCTCACTCCAGATGGACGCCGAAAAACTCAGGCCCTGAGTAAGTTTCTGTGCTTCGTTGATTCTTTGTCTTTTTCTTGATTCAGCTCCAGATTATTAGTCTTTGTTGTTGATTTTAGCCTGAAGAATACCACTTTCGATTTTCTTTAAATCCTTTTATTCTGTGTGCAGTGACATGGAATGTAACCTGCACATATTCACAATTCCTGGCTAGGAAAAACCCAAATTGTTGCGTCTCTTTCTCATCCTTCTATAATCAGGAAATCACTCCCTGCCCCACCTGTGCTTGTGGTTGCCAAAACAATAACACTTGTATCAAGTAAGCCACCATAATTTTCATTCCCTTGACTTATTTCTGCTAGATCATCTAAATCGAATTAACATTGCTGCAGTCGTGATTCCAAAATTCTTAAAGTGGTGGAAGCAAACAATTCAAAGAGAGAAAACACCTCACTCCTGCAATGCACACACCATATGTGCCCAATTCGAGTTCACTGGCATGTGAAGGTCAATTATAAGGAGTACTGGCGTGTGAAGATTGCCATAGTAAATTTCAACTACAGGATGAACTACTCAGTCTGGTCACTCGTTATCCAGCATCCGAATCTCAACAATGTAACGCAAGTTTTTAGCTTCAATTACCAGCCTCTCATTCCCTATGAGTCGATAAGTGAGTGTCCAGAAATTCTTGTCTTGTTATcctgatgaaattgtgccaagtAAGATTGTAGCTTGACATGCCTGTTATTTTATATGCAGATGACACAGGGATGTTCTACGGCATGAAATATTACAATGATGTGTTAATGCAAGCAGGACCTTTAGGAAATGTTCAGTCAGAAGTGCTTCTTCAGAAggacttgaataccttcactttcAAGCAAGGATGGGCATTTCCACGGAAAGTCTACTTCAATGGCGATGAGTGCATGTTGCCCCCTCCGGATACATACCCTTTTCTGCCAAACTCTGTCCATGGATCCGTGATTTCATTCTTGACATTAACTTCTGCATGGTTTTCCTTGTTAATCTTTCTTTCGtaattttagttattttgaaGATGGTAGTGCTGGAAGTTTGTTTGAAGCTAAAAAGTCACTTGgactcaaaatttattgaaagaaaTTGATTTGTTTTTGTAATTATGAATATAAAAAAAGAACTGCCATACCAATAAGTCAATAACCCTGTAAAACGGCCTAAACTGATATTGTTATTCGATTGCTTATGCCTCTTGACCCGATGCCCTGTTGCCCTTTTCGTGTTCCCAAAGAACATTAGGCATGAGGGCTACAATGAAGAAAGATTTTCTCATTTCTACCTTGAACGAATGCAATTAACATTGTACTTCGTTAAAATTTCAGTGCAGAACTAGCCTTCTACACGTTTTCTGCGTTACATCAAGTATCATATTGGCAAATATGGAGTTCAAAAGGTAAACAAACAGAATATGAAACacaaataaaaagaaatcatCAAACACAAATGAGCTCTAGGTCTCTCTGAAAGGTTCTTTTTATTTACCCTAATTTTGTTACATCATAATTGTATTGTCGGAAACTCTACAAAGATAAGAAAGTACAAGGAAAAAAGTGTGAGACAACAGCAACAAATGACAAAATGGCAGCAGACCTACAAATTCACCTGTAACTCCTGAAATGCTGGGTGGAATTGCACTAACAAATTAACTTTCCAACTGTTTTCTGATTAATGCTGAGGTCAAGAAGATCTGGTCAAAACTTGAAGATGTACTTTGCAGTGTACATTTGCGAGCTTATAGATATCTGGATAAGATTGCCAAAGCAGAAAACAAAGTAACTGTTAGTATAAGGGCTGAGACATGCTTGCGCGAACTGGCATTTGGCAACCATGGATAGGCATCTGGAGGTGGCATGACACAATTATCACCATTGAAGTAGATTCTTCTAGGGAAAGCCCAACCCTTCTCAAAGGTAAAAGTTGACTTGTCCTTTTGGAAAAGCAACTCCGACTGAACATTACCAGAAGGGCCAGCTTGCATGAGCAAATCATTGTAGTATTGAATTCCCCATAGCATGGCTGTATCATCTGTTGGAAAAGACAATATGATGAGTATTAAtacattttaaagagaaaaatctCTATATCCATTTTCAGAGttacaaaaaaaaaggaaaagaagatataTTTCACTATGCAATCTGAACTCCAATCCCATTGCCCTTATATTCAATCATAGTGACTGGCAAGCATTCCCTCATCGTCAAACAAGCAGACTATTGCATTGCATGTAACAATTCGTGAAATTCACTACACTAAACCAGCCAAATGATCATGAACCAATCCGATCAATCTGTGCATGTGATCAGTCTCTGTTCTCATTGGATGAAATGCAAAGAACAAAAGGAATGAAATCTGTTTAAACCATTAGTCCCTTAttctatccaaaaaaaaaaagaaagtggtAAAGGGAACCTTCATTCCTATTCTATCCATAACATGAGACCAAAAACAGAAAAGTAAATAAGAGCAACCAAAAGGAAAGATGTTACTTACTTATAACTGAATATGGAGTCAATGCCTTATAATTAAAGCTAAAAGTCTGTGTCAGATTGTCGAAGTT
Proteins encoded:
- the LOC110672377 gene encoding COBRA-like protein 4, giving the protein MRFIITSAFFFLVLFSCAAAYDPLDPTGNVTIRWDIMAWTADGYTATVTLYNFQTFRHIMDPGWTIGWAWAKKEIIWSMIGAQATEQGDCSKFKANIPHCCKRTPAVVDLMPNAPYNQQFANCCKGGEVSAWGQDPAASISQFQITVGLAGTSNKTVKLPKNFTLLGPGPGYTCGPAKLVPSTKFLTPDGRRKTQALMTWNVTCTYSQFLARKNPNCCVSFSSFYNQEITPCPTCACGCQNNNTCINRDSKILKVVEANNSKRENTSLLQCTHHMCPIRVHWHVKVNYKEYWRVKIAIVNFNYRMNYSVWSLVIQHPNLNNVTQVFSFNYQPLIPYESINDTGMFYGMKYYNDVLMQAGPLGNVQSEVLLQKDLNTFTFKQGWAFPRKVYFNGDECMLPPPDTYPFLPNSVHGSVISFLTLTSAWFSLLIFLS